GTAGTTATTCTCTGCTGCCATTGAAGCTGGAGTGTTATCGGATACATAGATGGCTGAGTATTCTAATTGTTGCAGGTAATTCCCATGGGCCCAGCCCCAGCGACCGTTAAAATAGACGTATCTCCAGGTGCCGTTGTTTTGCTGGGTTTGGCCATCAGACCATACTCTGCTACCTTCCGGCATGGTAGTAATAATGTCACCCCAGGGAGCTAACCTTAACTTTAGACCATTTCCTCCTGTATTCACTACCATATACTCCTGAGTTGCCTCAGGCGGAATAATACCTGCCAATTCAACCCCGGTATAGTAATGTCTTATAATATCCACATAACTATATCCTGCCTTAGCCATCGCCTCGGCGCCTCGCTGGCACATGCCAACCCCATGGCCGTACATAGTGGTATAGCCACAGCTACAAGGCACGCTACGAGCATACGGTAAAGCGGTAGACCAAACATCTTCACTGTTTCGAGTGTGACCATCGCAGTGCGCAAAGAAGAAAGCCCGGATTACCTGGCCGTTATATATAGGGACAACATTGTGCGTGGCTTCGACGGCAGCGTCGGTCGTGTCATAATGAGTTTGGCCCCACACTTGACAGTGTGTGGTCGTACAAACATTGGCAGCACCATGATTGTGAGACGTTATCGCATAAGCTCTGGCTGCTACGGCTTGAGCTTTTAGAGCCTCAGCCGGCCACGTATAGCCTACCTCACGGGGTACCACGCCCTTTAGATACTCATCAACACTCATTGTTTGAATGAAATCATCACCTGTTCCGGTTTTACCATCTGGACCCGGCATTAAAACTTTAATCGTGTCGGGAACAAGGTCTGACGATGCTACTGTTACACTGCCTGCGCTTAAGGAGGCAGAATTCACGCTGCTTATGTCACTCGTCTGCAGGTTCTCGGCAAATCTGAATTTGCTCTCAATCACTTTCTCCTGCTCTTCTGTTAGCTTTTTGGGGATCATCTCAAAGGTAACAGGTCTCCCTGGTTTTTGGCTGGTCTGGGTCATGCCGATGTAGCCTTTAGCTGAAGCATGTACATTAAAAGTGGTTTTTGCCGTTTGAAGACTAAACTTGCCATCGCTTTTGGTAACCGTTTTGGATGATTGCCCTACTATGTTAATTACCGCACCCTCGATAGGCTTGCGGGTAATTATATTTACAGCCTTACCGGTGACAGTAAAAGACCTATCGGAGGAAAATGGTGCGCTAGGTGAAATTAAAAACGGTATAGCTATCAAGCATAAGACTAAACTGCCACAAAATTTATATAACCAACTTTTTGTTTGCATTAAAACCACCGCATTGCAACAAACGCAAGTACAATTAATATTCTTGGGCCCTGATAGCTAATAGCTGTACAAGCAACCGCTCAATATATCTACATTACAGAATATCCCCTGTAATTTCCAGCATCCTGGTACAAAAGCCCTGCTTAACAACAATCTGCTTTTAATAACAACGACCGCCGGAAAAATACTGGTCCAAATAGAACGGATTTCTGGTATTTGCAACCGCAAATTTTAAATGTGCGCTTAGGGTAATTGCTTGGAGGTACAACTATTAAGCTCTCTTTTTACTTATTCGGCACACGCTTGCGTACACTTTAATGATAAAGACCACGATGCCTTGCAGCAGCTGTTTGGGGTCTAAAACTAAAATAAGCTCATTTATTACCTGGTTAGCTTGGGAACCCGTAAATAATTAACGGTTGGCAAAAAAAGCCATAATAAGTGTGGAAAATTGCAGCAAAACCTGCTAATAATAAAGGAGAATTTTTATTACAAAGGAGTAGTGCAATGAGAAAACCAGTTATCGATCACGACGAGTGCATCGGCGACGGCATCTGTGAGCAGGTTTGCCCAGAGGTCTTCGAGCTCAGAGACGATGGTCTCGCCTATGTTATTGAAGGGGCGGTTGATGATTCTCTCAAAGACAAAATTGATGAGGCCATCTCGGAGTGCCCAACCGACTCTATCGCATGGGAATAACCAAAATAAAATCCGCGCTCACACTTTTATGGCTAGCCGACCGGCTAGCCTTTTTTGGTGAAGTTAGCTTCTTGATATCAAAACAACGCCGAGGGCGATCAAGAAGGCACCTGCAAACCGAATAGCGCTTACGGGCTCGTTCAGATATCTCCACGCTATAAACATGACTATAATATAGCCGATCCCGACAAAAGGATAAGCAAAGCTTAAATCCACCCTTGAGAGCACAATAAGCCACAACACTGATGAGAGAGCATAAAATAGTAAGCCTGCAAGTACATAGGGATTAATAAACGTCTTAAAAAGCATGGCTTTATAATAGGCCATATCGCCCCCGCCGATTCGCCCAACCTGGTTCATACCGGACTTGAGTAGAAACTGCCCTCCAAGTGCAAGCGATAAGCTAGTAAATATTAGGATAAGCGATCTAAGCATCAAATCTCCTAGTTCTTGATTTATTTTATATTCTCTAATATATCGGCTATCCTTTTGCTCGCATATCCGTCTCCATATGGGTTGACAGCGCGTGCCATCCTACCATATTCTACCCCATCTTTAAGCAAAAGTTGTACCTCTTTTACTATCATGCTTATATCACGGCCAACGACTTTTACTGTGCCGGCCTTAACGCCTTCGGGCCGCTCTGTGACTTCCCGCAAAACCAACACAGGTTTGCCGAGCGAGGGAGCCTCCTCCTGTATGCCACCAGAGTCGGTCAAGATAAGATAAGACCTGTCTATAAGTTGCACAAATGGCTCGTAATCGAGCGGAGCAACCAGGTGAATGCGTTCGATACCATCAAGAATCTGCCTCACGGTCTGCTGCACAACCGGATTTAAATGAACCGAGAAAACGACCTCGATATCGCTGTTTTTCGCCGCAATATCTTTAATGGCACGGCAGATTTGCCTCATAGGCTCTCCCCAGTTCTCACGCCGGTGTGCGGTGACAAGAATGATTTTTTTACCGCCAAAGTCAATATCTTTAAGGGTGGGTTCGGTAAAGGTGTACTCCGGTTTGACTGTTTGGATAAGGGCATCGATAACCGTGTTGCCTGTAACATAGATACGCTCCTCCGGCACAGCGCACGCCAGGAGATTTTTTCTGGCAGTATCGGTTGGTGCAAAATGGTAGTCGGCTATGGTTGTAGTCATCGCCCGGTTTATCTCCTCAGGAAACGGATGATACTTGTCGAAGCTTCGCAGGCCCGCCTCCACGTGCCCAACCGGTATCTTAAGATAAAAAGCTGCCAGGGAAGCAACAAAAGTCGTTGTTGTGTCGCCTTGAACAAGAAGAACATCCGGCTTTTCTTTTTCTAATACGGGCTTTAAGCCAAGAAGGGCTTTGGTTGTGATATCAAAAAGATCCTGGCCAGTCTTCATTATTCCAAGGTCATAGTCCGGTTTTATATCAAAGAGATTGAGCACCTGATCCAGCATTTCACGGTGCTGGGCGGTAACTGCAACGACCGACTTAAATTTATTTGGTCTGCTCTCAAGTTCTTTTATAACCGGAGCCATCTTGATGGCCTCAGGACGCGTACCAAATACAAATAGGGCTTTTAACATAAACGGGAATATTCCCCCCACCTAACCTCTCCCCCAGGGGAGAGGAACTAGATTGCCACGTCGGCCCTTTGGGCTTCCTCGCAATGACAGCTAAGATTACTTCACTACGCTCGCAATGACAATCCCATTCACTAACTCACCAGTCTTTAATTTGATATTCGTAATTCGAAATTATCCCTCTCTCGTATCTTAATTTCTAGACCTTCTCTCTGGCGAGCTTCTCTTTAAAAAATGCTGCAGTAAGTTCGAGCCCTCTCTGAATGTCTATAAGCGGCTCCCAGCCGAGAACTTCTTTAGCTTTGGCATTTGCAAGATAAGTCCTCTCTAGTTCACCCTGTCGGGGTGGATAATAGACCGCATCTTTTTGATAGCCGATTATGTTTTTAAGCCGGGTAAAGAGCTCGTTTACCGACGTGCCAATTGCTGTGCCGATGTTGATCTCCTCGTTGTCACCACTTCCTAAAGCAAGAAGATTTGCCCTTACAACATCGCCAACGTAGACATAGTCTCTAAGCTGCTCTCCAGTACCAAATATTTTAACTTCCCGGTTTTCATGCATGGCCTGGCAAAATATTGCGATAACACCAGCCTCACCGTGAGGGTCTTGTCTTGGCCCATAAACATTGCCGTAGCGAAGCGAAGTATATTTCAACCCATGCAAGTTGCTATAGCACCTTAAGTAATAATCCCCAGCAATTTTTGAAGTTGCATATGGCGCCAGCGGGTCTAATGGCGTGCTCTCGTCAGCCGGCAAAATTTTAGGTTCTCCGTAGATTGCACCCCCTGATGACGCAAAAATCACCTTCTTAACGCCATGTTTGACGCAGCTTTGCAAAAGCCCAACCATGCCTGTGATGTTAACGCTTGCATCGTACATAGGATCGGTTACCGATTTTCGAACATCAATCTGCGCGGCATGGTGGTTTAATACGTCCGGTTTTTCCTTTGCAAAGACCAAATCGATCTCAGGCGAGCGAATATCTATCTTATAAAACCGCGCCTTCGGGTTTATATTTTCCTCCTTGCCGCTTGATAGGTTATCAATAACAGCTACTTCATGGCCGGCCTCAATATAGGCGTCTACAATATTAGAGCCGATAAAACCGGCGCCACCGGTTACGATGATCCTCAAAACACATCACCTTCAATAGTCAAAGTTAATAAAGCTAGTTATCTCCAACGATCTAAATTAGTTAAAGGCACCTATAGGGTAGATAAATCCAGTGGTTTCAAGTATAGCTTATTATGGCAATAAATGCATACTTTATACGGCAGAGCAGGCACGAGAGTTAATTTTCTGGATGCTGTTTAATCGCTTGATTTGCCTTTTGGCAATCACATTATTTGGGTATTTCTGGTATAATATTAAAAACGCACCGTAGAGGAGTAATTAAGAGGTGGGCCAAACCCTGATTCTAAGATTAGTGCTTATGCTAACAGCAATATTTGTTATTACCCTGCCTTTTGGTTATTGGAGGGCAGGGGCAGAGAGGCTATCTAGGGATTGGTTCTTAGCCATACATATTCCGGTGCCGATAGTTATTCTGCTGCGGTTGGGCTTCCATTTTGGCTGGTGGGCCCTTCTTTTTACCATCCCGGCTTTTGCTGCCGGGCAATATGCCGGCGCCCGGTCCCGATCGCTTCTTTCTAAAAGGGCTTAAGGCTCGTATTTTTTCCCGCCAAGAAGAAACGAATGCGGGTAGTCAATAAAGTTATCTACTAAACCGTTGCGCACTGGATTTTCAAGAATAAAAGTTGCAGCGCTTACGATCTGCTCCATAGGGAGGGCTTGCTCTCTATAATCAGGTTGCCATACAGGCCCTTTCCGCCCGCCCTTGGCAAGAACATACTCAAACCTAAATCTTAACAAGTTAACAAAATGAGCCACCAAAACGTTTCCCGGCTGGCAAAGGATATGAACATGATCCGGCATTATACAAAATGCAAAAAGCTCATACTCATGAAGAGCGGTTGTCTCAAAAATCAGATAAGCCAGGTTATTGCAGTTGTTTGCTTTACTAAAAAGAGCTTCCTTGTGATAAGCCGTAAGAACTACATGGTATATGAGCGGTAACGTGCTTACATTGTCCCGATCTTCATCTTGCTTTGTCAATAATCGCTTGCTCTCCATGAAATATTACAATAAATTAATCGTATGATGTGCACAACCCCCTTTTAGGGATATTTTTAAAAATTTTTCTTAGGTTTTGGCGGTTAACTGTTGCCTCAATTATTACCCTACCTGGTAACTTCTACAATAAAAATAAAGACATTGGCACTTTAGCACATCTAGGCCAATTAATGGTCCAAAGTTATTCTTGCTCCTCTAGCAGCTTCTTCAAGTACTTCCGGAGCTCGGGTCCAAATTCTTTATTTTGTAAGGCAATTTCAACTGTTGCCTTGATCCAGCTGAGTTGGTTTCCGATGTCGTAGCGCGGGCCGGTAACTTCGAATGCATAGATCTTCTCTTTCTTAAGAAGCCGCTTTAGAGCATCGGTTAGCTGTATCTCACCTCCCAGACCCGGCTCTGTGGCGGCAAGTGCTTTGAAGATACCCGGTGTCAGTACATAGCGGCCTAACATAGCGAGATCAGATGGCGCATCTTTTGGGGAAGGTTTTTCAACCAGATCAATAACCTCGTATAGGTGAGGGCCAATTTTTTTGGCTTCGATTATGCCGTATTTCTTCACTTCTTCGCGTGGTACACGCTCAACGGCAACAACCGTTGAGTTAAACTTCTTGTGGTACTTTATAAGCTCACGTGTGCAGGGGTTATCACTTAAGGTTATAGCATCTCCAAGAAGAACCGCAAAAGGATTATCCCCTATGTGTTTCTCAGCGCACAATACTGCATGCCCTAATCCTGCCGCAATCTTTTGCCTTATATAATGTATATCCGCAAGCTTTGCTATCTCCTCAAGCTCGGCAACTGCATCATGGTCATTTTTCTTTTTTAAAACCGACTCAAGCTCAAAGGACCGGTCAAAATGGTCCTCTATGGCTCTTTTCCCACGGCCAGTAATTATTAAGACGTCGTCTATCCCGGAGGCAACGGCCTCTTCGACCACATACTGGATCGTGGGTTTATCAACCACCGGTATCATCTCTTTTGGCTGCGACTTCGTGATCGGCAGGAAACGGGTCCCCAACCCCGCGGCCGGTATCACGGCTTTGTTTACTTTTTGGCTGCTCTTATTTGCCATCTATATCCTACTCCTCTTAAGAACTTTTTGTTCGATAAATTCCTCCAGCGCCTCTTCCCAATCCCGCATCGGATCGCCGATGGTAAGTTCAAGTGCAAGATTTTTGAGAACTGAGTAAGCTGGCCTTTTTGCCGGGCGGTTTAGAACCTCTGTCGCTATAGGCTCAACTAATACATCGTGCCGTCCGCTGATCTCCAATATCTTCTTAGCAAATCCATACCAGGATACCTCGCCCTTATTAACCATGTGGTATATACCATAATTACCTCTTTTTATAAGTGTTAGCACTGCGCGGGCGACATCGATGGTATAAGTTGGCGAGCCAACCTGGTCATCCACTACCTGAAGTTTGTCTTTCTCATCAGCAAGTCTGAGTATAGTTTTAACAAAGTTCTTTCCGTGCTCCCCATAGAGCCAGGCAATTCTTACAATATAATACCTCTCAAGCAGATGGGATACAAAGTGCTCGCCGGCATACTTTGAGGCTCCGTAGACGCTAAGAGGATTTGGCCGGTCCCATTCCAGATAAGGCGTTGATTTCTCGCCGCCGAACACAAAATCGGTGCTGAAATAAAGCATGGCAGAATTAGATATCTGGCAGGCCAAGGCGATATTTTGGGTCCCTATCGCATTCACCTTATATGCCAATTCAAGATTGGACTCACAACCATCAACATCCGTATAGGCAGCAGCGTGCACTACTAGCTCCGGGCTAACCTCTAGTATTTTCTTTTTGGTTTGCCCAGCATCGGTTATATCAAGGTCATCTATATCTATTCCAACAACCTCATGCTCCTTTGATAAAGTATCCACAAGATCGGTGCCAAGCATTCCCCTAGCACCAGTTACCAATATTCTCAAAGCAAACCTCCCTCAAAAGCAGTACTCCATTATACTTTGATTGATTATAGGTTCTAAAAATTGACACTTGATTATCGATTATCAACCGAACCAAAAATATGTAGAGCTATTTAGCTCTCACTTTCTAACTTTTTCCTCAATAATTTATACAACAAACCTCTAATATATCTGTGACGCTCTGCCAGGTATCACGGTAGTTTTAGAGTAACATACCGGCTACTGAAACTTCAAAGCACGCAGCCAGCGATAGCCTGTAAACAACAAAGCGGCAGAGCCCCAAAAGTGGTAAAAATCTTATGCTTAAGTTATATTAATACTGGTAAATCATTATAGATCAATAATACCGGGGGATAGTTGATGAAAGGCTTGATTTTAAGCGGTGGAACCGGCACTAGGCTTCGGCCCATCACATTTACCAGTGCTAAACAGCTGGTTCCAGTTGCAAACAAACCGATCCTTTTTTATGCCATTGAGACAGTAAGAAACGCTGGCATTAATGATATCGGTATAGTTGTTGGCGATACCAAAGAAGAAGTTAAAAAAGCAGTCGGAGATGGCAGCCAATTTGGAGTCAAGGTAACTTATATCGAGCAGGAAGCCCCGCTTGGGCTTGCCCATGCAGTAAAAATATCTGAAGATTTTATAGAAAATGACAGTTTCGTCATGTTCCTGGGAGACAACCTTATAAAAGATGGAATTAACAGCCTGGTTGACGAATTTCGGATAAATAAGCCAAACTGTCAAATACTTCTTGCAAGCGTTCCAAACCCGCAGCAGTTCGGCGTCGCCGAACTTAATGGCGATGGCCGGATAAAAAGGCTGATTGAAAAACCAAAAGATCCACCATCTGATCTTGCTCTGGTTGGCGTATATATGTTTGACAAAAACATCTTTGAAGCGGTAAATGCGATCAAGCCGTCCTGGAGAAATGAGCTTGAGATTACCGACGCGATTCAATACCTGGTAGATAAAGGGTACGAAGTTCATCCCCATGTCATATCGGGCTGGTGGAAAGATACCGGAAAGCTAGACGACATGCTTGAGGCTAACCGAATTATGCTCGAGGACATCGAGACAAGCATTAGGGGCTCGGTTGATGAGAAGACAAAAATCCACGGCAGAGTCGTGATTGAAGAGGGCGCTGAAATCCTTGATTCCGTAATTCGCGGCCCTGCAGTTATTGGCAAAAACAGTAAGGTAATGCACTCCTATATCGGCCCCTTCACATCGATTCACGATAACGTTACGATAACAAGAAGCGAAATCGAGCACAGTATAATCCTAGCGGAGTGCGTTATCGAGAGTATTGGAAGCCGAATTGAGGATAGTCTTTTAGGTCGAAACGTAAAAGTACATAGAAGCGAACGTAAGCCAAAGGCATATAGATTGATGGTCGGAGATAATAGCGAAGTGGAAGTTTTGTAATTGGAGGTTTAATAGTTGATAGATGGTGTAAAGGTTAAAAGCTTAAGAGTCATCCCTGACGAACGGGGGCGACTAATGGAAATCTTAAGAAACGATGAGGAGTTTTTTGAAAACTTTGGGCAGGTATACATGACTACCACTTATCCAGGGATAATTAAGGCGTGGCACCTGCATAAACTCCAAACAGATAACATTGCGGTAGTAAAAGGAATGCTAAAACTTGCGCTTTATGATGACCGCGACGGCTCCCCTACCAAAGGCGAGCTAAACGAATTCTTTATTGGCGAGCACAATCCGATTTTGGTGCAAGTCCCAAAAAATGTCTATCACGGTTGGAAGTGCATAAGTGAAACCGAAGCCATTGTGATAAATATCCCAACGCATACCTATAACTACAAGGAGCCGGATGAACATCGGCTACCGTATAACACAGAACTTATTCCTTATGACTGGAGCGTAAAGCACGGATAAGGATAGGGTCTAGGAACCGGGGTTCAGGGCAGGCTCTAAAGGGCTGCACTACGATTATTACTTGAATAGCTCAGAAGACAAGAGCATGATTTACACAGGGGGTTCTGATTTGAGAATTATGGTCACCGGTGGGGCTGGGTTTATCGGCTCTAATTTTATCCACTACATGCTTAAAGCTCATCCAGATTATGAGATCGTAAACTTTGATAAACTGACCTATGCGGGGAACTTAAACAACCTGAAGGATATCGAGAACAACCCTCGGTACAGGTTCATCAAAGGAGACATCTGTGATCCTGTAGCGGTGTCGGAGGCTGTAAAAGGTTGCGATGTCGTGATAAACTTCGCAGCGGAGAGCCATGTTGATCGCTCCATAATTTCAGCCAAAGAGTTTATAACCACAAATGTGATGGGCACCCAGGTTCTACTTGAGGCTGTAAGGGAGTTTGACATCCCTAAATACCTGCAAATCAGCACCGATGAAGTTTATGGGAGCATTGAGGTAGGCTCATTTAAGGAAACTGACCGCCTTGAGCCAAGCAGCCCTTACTCAGCAAGCAAGGCGTCTGCAGATTTGTTATGTCACGCTCACTACACAACATTTGGTACACCGATCATTATAACTAGAAGTTCAAACAATTTTGGTCCATACCAGTATCCAGAAAAACTAATACCGCTTTTTGTTACCAATCTGCTCGAGGATATCCCGGTTCCAGTCTATGGGGATGGAATGAACGTTCGCGACTGGTGCTTTGTCGAGGACAACTGCCGTGGTATCGATACCGTCCTTCATAAGGGAGAAATCGGTGAGATATACAATATTGGAGCCGGGAACGAAATGACTAATCTTGCAATAACTGAAACTATACTAAGCCACCTAAGCAAGCCAAAATCTCTGATACGTTTTATTGAAGACCGACTTGGCCACGACCGCAGGTATTCAATAGATACCTCAAAGGTACAGGCTTTGGGCTGGCAGCCCCAATATAACTTTAATGATGCTTTAGATTTAACGATTGAGTGGTATAAAAACAACGAGTGGTGGTGGCGTCCCCTTAAGTAGGGACGTCCCTAAAAAGAAAGAGGAGAGGTTAATGTCGAAAAACCTGGAAACTGTTGCCGGTCTACCGTTGGAACTTGAGGACGCTCGTTTGGTATTTAAAGATGATCTACCGGCTGTCGAGCCAGACATCCGCCATCTACAGGATTTTAAAGAGGTGCTCGCACCCGATTCACCCCTAACCGGCCCTGAAGATGCCTATTTTATGTACCGCGACGTCGGATTCCCAAAAGATAAAGAGATGTTTCGCCAAAAAAATTACCGCTATGATATCACAACGCTCCAAGCCGGAGTGGTCGGTCGCGAATTACTAAAAACCGTTGGGCATTACCATCCGCTTGTTCCTGGAACAAATGTAACCTATCCCGAAGTCTACGAAGTCATAAGCGGGCGCGCCCACTATCTGTGCCAGAAAGTTGATGGCAACAGGGTGTTAGACTTCTTTGTGGTAGAGGCTCTGCCCGGGCAGAAAGTAGTTATCCCTCCGGGATACGGGCACATAACCATCAACCCGGAAGATGAGCCGCTTGTGATGAGTAACGTAACTGCTGATGGCTTTAAATCTATCTATAAGCCGCTTGAGGACTTGCATGGTGGTGCTTTCTATGAACTTGCCAACTTCACGTGGGTTCAAAATAAGAACTACATTATAGAGACAACCCCTATGTGGGCGCAGGCTAACGAAGTGCCCGATTTTGGATTAACTGAATCGGTTCCTCTTTACGTCTCAATAACGCAAAACCCGGAGAAGTTCGATTATCTTGTCAACCCACAAAACTATATGGATACATTTACAAAGGCGTTGAAGATGACGGGAACTTTGTTAGAATAGGGTCCCTGGACCCTATTCTATGCCTTAACAACCAAACTCTTTAACGCTTTCTTTGCTGCTTCGATTGTTTTCTCGATATCTTCATCGGTGTGTGAGAGTGATACGAATGCTGCTTCAAACTGTGATGGGGCAAGATATACTCCCTGCTCCAGCATCGATTTAAAGTACGCGGCATACTTTGCGGTATCGGATGTTTTTGCGCTTTGGTAGTCGTATACCGGCTTGTCGGTAAAGAACATGCAAGATAGCGACCCCACCCGGGTAAACTGTGCATCGACTCCGGCTTCAGAAGCTGCTTCTTTGAGCCCATCGGCAAACTTCTTGCCCTTGCGATCAAGCTCCTCATAGACCTTTGGGTCTTTAAGGATTTTAAGAAGGGTGATGCCGGCGGTCATCGCAATCGGGTTGCCCGAGAGCGTGCCGGCTTGATATACCGAGCCGACTGGTGCGATATGATCCATAATTTCGGCACGACCGCCAAATGCTCCAACTGGGAAGCCGCCGCCGATGA
This sequence is a window from Bacillota bacterium. Protein-coding genes within it:
- a CDS encoding SpoIID/LytB domain-containing protein, producing the protein MQTKSWLYKFCGSLVLCLIAIPFLISPSAPFSSDRSFTVTGKAVNIITRKPIEGAVINIVGQSSKTVTKSDGKFSLQTAKTTFNVHASAKGYIGMTQTSQKPGRPVTFEMIPKKLTEEQEKVIESKFRFAENLQTSDISSVNSASLSAGSVTVASSDLVPDTIKVLMPGPDGKTGTGDDFIQTMSVDEYLKGVVPREVGYTWPAEALKAQAVAARAYAITSHNHGAANVCTTTHCQVWGQTHYDTTDAAVEATHNVVPIYNGQVIRAFFFAHCDGHTRNSEDVWSTALPYARSVPCSCGYTTMYGHGVGMCQRGAEAMAKAGYSYVDIIRHYYTGVELAGIIPPEATQEYMVVNTGGNGLKLRLAPWGDIITTMPEGSRVWSDGQTQQNNGTWRYVYFNGRWGWAHGNYLQQLEYSAIYVSDNTPASMAAENNYSVSVTIKNTGSKTWKAGGANPVNLAYHWMDLNGNVVVWNGIRTSIGSDMAPGSQSTINATVKAPPTPGSYILKWDLVEEGVTWFSDKGVATRDKSVSVLP
- a CDS encoding ferredoxin, with protein sequence MRKPVIDHDECIGDGICEQVCPEVFELRDDGLAYVIEGAVDDSLKDKIDEAISECPTDSIAWE
- a CDS encoding EamA family transporter produces the protein MLRSLILIFTSLSLALGGQFLLKSGMNQVGRIGGGDMAYYKAMLFKTFINPYVLAGLLFYALSSVLWLIVLSRVDLSFAYPFVGIGYIIVMFIAWRYLNEPVSAIRFAGAFLIALGVVLISRS
- the wecB gene encoding UDP-N-acetylglucosamine 2-epimerase (non-hydrolyzing), which encodes MLKALFVFGTRPEAIKMAPVIKELESRPNKFKSVVAVTAQHREMLDQVLNLFDIKPDYDLGIMKTGQDLFDITTKALLGLKPVLEKEKPDVLLVQGDTTTTFVASLAAFYLKIPVGHVEAGLRSFDKYHPFPEEINRAMTTTIADYHFAPTDTARKNLLACAVPEERIYVTGNTVIDALIQTVKPEYTFTEPTLKDIDFGGKKIILVTAHRRENWGEPMRQICRAIKDIAAKNSDIEVVFSVHLNPVVQQTVRQILDGIERIHLVAPLDYEPFVQLIDRSYLILTDSGGIQEEAPSLGKPVLVLREVTERPEGVKAGTVKVVGRDISMIVKEVQLLLKDGVEYGRMARAVNPYGDGYASKRIADILENIK
- a CDS encoding NAD-dependent epimerase/dehydratase family protein, with product MRIIVTGGAGFIGSNIVDAYIEAGHEVAVIDNLSSGKEENINPKARFYKIDIRSPEIDLVFAKEKPDVLNHHAAQIDVRKSVTDPMYDASVNITGMVGLLQSCVKHGVKKVIFASSGGAIYGEPKILPADESTPLDPLAPYATSKIAGDYYLRCYSNLHGLKYTSLRYGNVYGPRQDPHGEAGVIAIFCQAMHENREVKIFGTGEQLRDYVYVGDVVRANLLALGSGDNEEINIGTAIGTSVNELFTRLKNIIGYQKDAVYYPPRQGELERTYLANAKAKEVLGWEPLIDIQRGLELTAAFFKEKLAREKV
- a CDS encoding transposase; this translates as MTKQDEDRDNVSTLPLIYHVVLTAYHKEALFSKANNCNNLAYLIFETTALHEYELFAFCIMPDHVHILCQPGNVLVAHFVNLLRFRFEYVLAKGGRKGPVWQPDYREQALPMEQIVSAATFILENPVRNGLVDNFIDYPHSFLLGGKKYEP
- the galU gene encoding UTP--glucose-1-phosphate uridylyltransferase GalU: MANKSSQKVNKAVIPAAGLGTRFLPITKSQPKEMIPVVDKPTIQYVVEEAVASGIDDVLIITGRGKRAIEDHFDRSFELESVLKKKNDHDAVAELEEIAKLADIHYIRQKIAAGLGHAVLCAEKHIGDNPFAVLLGDAITLSDNPCTRELIKYHKKFNSTVVAVERVPREEVKKYGIIEAKKIGPHLYEVIDLVEKPSPKDAPSDLAMLGRYVLTPGIFKALAATEPGLGGEIQLTDALKRLLKKEKIYAFEVTGPRYDIGNQLSWIKATVEIALQNKEFGPELRKYLKKLLEEQE
- the rfbD gene encoding dTDP-4-dehydrorhamnose reductase, producing the protein MRILVTGARGMLGTDLVDTLSKEHEVVGIDIDDLDITDAGQTKKKILEVSPELVVHAAAYTDVDGCESNLELAYKVNAIGTQNIALACQISNSAMLYFSTDFVFGGEKSTPYLEWDRPNPLSVYGASKYAGEHFVSHLLERYYIVRIAWLYGEHGKNFVKTILRLADEKDKLQVVDDQVGSPTYTIDVARAVLTLIKRGNYGIYHMVNKGEVSWYGFAKKILEISGRHDVLVEPIATEVLNRPAKRPAYSVLKNLALELTIGDPMRDWEEALEEFIEQKVLKRSRI
- a CDS encoding glucose-1-phosphate thymidylyltransferase, which gives rise to MKGLILSGGTGTRLRPITFTSAKQLVPVANKPILFYAIETVRNAGINDIGIVVGDTKEEVKKAVGDGSQFGVKVTYIEQEAPLGLAHAVKISEDFIENDSFVMFLGDNLIKDGINSLVDEFRINKPNCQILLASVPNPQQFGVAELNGDGRIKRLIEKPKDPPSDLALVGVYMFDKNIFEAVNAIKPSWRNELEITDAIQYLVDKGYEVHPHVISGWWKDTGKLDDMLEANRIMLEDIETSIRGSVDEKTKIHGRVVIEEGAEILDSVIRGPAVIGKNSKVMHSYIGPFTSIHDNVTITRSEIEHSIILAECVIESIGSRIEDSLLGRNVKVHRSERKPKAYRLMVGDNSEVEVL
- a CDS encoding dTDP-4-dehydrorhamnose 3,5-epimerase family protein; the encoded protein is MIDGVKVKSLRVIPDERGRLMEILRNDEEFFENFGQVYMTTTYPGIIKAWHLHKLQTDNIAVVKGMLKLALYDDRDGSPTKGELNEFFIGEHNPILVQVPKNVYHGWKCISETEAIVINIPTHTYNYKEPDEHRLPYNTELIPYDWSVKHG
- the rfbB gene encoding dTDP-glucose 4,6-dehydratase produces the protein MRIMVTGGAGFIGSNFIHYMLKAHPDYEIVNFDKLTYAGNLNNLKDIENNPRYRFIKGDICDPVAVSEAVKGCDVVINFAAESHVDRSIISAKEFITTNVMGTQVLLEAVREFDIPKYLQISTDEVYGSIEVGSFKETDRLEPSSPYSASKASADLLCHAHYTTFGTPIIITRSSNNFGPYQYPEKLIPLFVTNLLEDIPVPVYGDGMNVRDWCFVEDNCRGIDTVLHKGEIGEIYNIGAGNEMTNLAITETILSHLSKPKSLIRFIEDRLGHDRRYSIDTSKVQALGWQPQYNFNDALDLTIEWYKNNEWWWRPLK
- a CDS encoding glucose-6-phosphate isomerase, with amino-acid sequence MSKNLETVAGLPLELEDARLVFKDDLPAVEPDIRHLQDFKEVLAPDSPLTGPEDAYFMYRDVGFPKDKEMFRQKNYRYDITTLQAGVVGRELLKTVGHYHPLVPGTNVTYPEVYEVISGRAHYLCQKVDGNRVLDFFVVEALPGQKVVIPPGYGHITINPEDEPLVMSNVTADGFKSIYKPLEDLHGGAFYELANFTWVQNKNYIIETTPMWAQANEVPDFGLTESVPLYVSITQNPEKFDYLVNPQNYMDTFTKALKMTGTLLE